The following proteins are encoded in a genomic region of Bacteroidota bacterium:
- a CDS encoding elongation factor G encodes MKVYDFNQIKNILLVGNSGSGKTTLAESMLFEGGIIDRRGDVESKNTVSDNNTIEHENTNSVFSTILYTKFKDSKINFIDTPGMDDFVGGVISSLRIMDTAVVLMNAQNGVEVGTEIVGRHLKNYNKPMMFAVNHLDHDKTNFEQTVDQLKERFGSNVILAQYPVNQGIDFDTVIDVIKMKMLKFSDNGKTEILDIPANEKEKAEELQSELIEKAAENDESLMELFFENDTLTEDEMRKGIKAGLIQRGMFPVFCISAKSNMGVNRLMEFIDNVAPLPYEMPTPKNAEGNDVVCDKSGNTSLFVFKTSVESHIGEINFFKVMSGEVSEGMDLVNQNNYTKERLSQLYVVAGKNRTKVEKMVAGDVGATVKLKNTKSNQTLNISSADFTYDAIEFPNPKYRSAIKPLSEGDEEKLGEALGRMSQEDPTYQIEYSKELKQIIIHGQGEYHLNILKWHLDNIFKLETEFVAPKIPYRETITRVAQSDYRHKKQSGGAGQFGEVHMVIEPFTPGMSNPSKYKAKDKEITVNVRGLDEHDMPWGGKLVFVNCIVGGAIDARFLPAILKGLMEKMEEGPLTGSYARDIRVCVYDGKMHPVDSNEISFKLAGRNAFSVAFKEAGPKILEPIYLVEVLVPSERMGDVMSDLQGRRGVVQGMSSEEGYEKITAKIPLAEMNKYSTALSSLSQGRAMYSMKFSEYAQVPGDIQIDLIKAYEKEQEEQ; translated from the coding sequence ATGAAAGTTTATGACTTCAACCAAATAAAAAATATTCTTTTAGTTGGTAATTCAGGTTCAGGAAAAACAACATTAGCAGAATCGATGCTCTTTGAAGGTGGCATTATTGACAGAAGAGGTGATGTTGAAAGTAAAAATACTGTCTCCGATAATAATACAATAGAACACGAAAATACAAATTCTGTATTTTCAACTATTCTATATACAAAATTTAAGGATTCGAAAATAAACTTTATCGATACTCCCGGAATGGACGATTTCGTTGGAGGAGTAATTTCTTCTTTAAGAATTATGGACACTGCCGTTGTCTTAATGAATGCCCAGAATGGAGTTGAAGTAGGTACCGAAATTGTTGGAAGACATCTAAAAAATTACAACAAACCTATGATGTTTGCTGTGAATCATTTAGATCACGACAAAACAAACTTTGAGCAAACTGTCGATCAACTCAAAGAAAGGTTTGGCAGCAATGTAATTCTTGCACAATACCCTGTCAATCAGGGAATAGACTTCGATACTGTAATTGATGTCATAAAAATGAAAATGCTAAAATTTTCAGATAATGGTAAAACCGAAATTTTAGATATTCCTGCCAACGAAAAAGAGAAGGCTGAAGAACTTCAAAGCGAGCTAATTGAAAAGGCTGCAGAAAATGACGAAAGTTTAATGGAGCTTTTCTTCGAAAACGATACTCTCACAGAAGATGAGATGCGAAAAGGAATAAAAGCCGGACTCATTCAGAGAGGTATGTTTCCAGTATTTTGTATTTCTGCAAAAAGCAATATGGGAGTAAATAGACTGATGGAATTTATTGACAATGTTGCCCCACTACCTTATGAAATGCCAACTCCCAAAAATGCAGAAGGAAACGATGTAGTTTGTGATAAAAGCGGCAATACTTCTTTGTTTGTTTTTAAAACATCGGTTGAGTCTCATATTGGAGAAATAAATTTTTTCAAAGTTATGTCGGGCGAAGTTTCGGAAGGAATGGACCTTGTAAATCAAAATAATTACACCAAAGAACGACTAAGCCAACTTTATGTAGTTGCCGGAAAAAACAGAACCAAAGTTGAAAAAATGGTAGCTGGCGATGTTGGTGCAACTGTGAAATTAAAAAACACAAAATCGAACCAAACACTTAATATTTCATCAGCAGATTTCACATACGATGCTATTGAATTTCCAAATCCAAAATATCGTTCAGCAATAAAACCACTCAGCGAAGGCGACGAAGAAAAACTTGGTGAAGCTCTTGGTAGAATGTCTCAGGAAGATCCAACATACCAAATTGAATATTCGAAAGAGTTGAAACAAATTATCATTCATGGCCAGGGAGAATATCACTTGAATATTCTAAAATGGCATTTAGATAATATATTCAAACTCGAAACAGAATTTGTAGCTCCAAAAATACCTTATCGTGAAACAATTACAAGAGTTGCACAATCAGACTACCGCCATAAAAAGCAATCTGGTGGAGCTGGTCAATTTGGCGAAGTTCACATGGTAATTGAACCATTTACGCCCGGAATGTCAAATCCTTCAAAATACAAAGCAAAAGATAAAGAAATTACGGTAAATGTGCGAGGTTTGGACGAACACGATATGCCTTGGGGCGGAAAATTGGTCTTCGTAAATTGCATTGTAGGAGGCGCTATTGATGCAAGATTTTTACCTGCCATACTGAAAGGTTTAATGGAAAAAATGGAAGAAGGGCCGCTTACAGGTTCCTATGCCCGCGATATCAGAGTTTGTGTTTACGATGGAAAAATGCACCCTGTTGATTCAAACGAAATATCTTTTAAACTTGCCGGAAGAAATGCTTTTAGTGTTGCTTTTAAAGAAGCAGGACCAAAAATTCTTGAGCCAATCTATCTTGTCGAAGTTTTGGTTCCAAGCGAAAGAATGGGGGATGTAATGAGCGACCTACAGGGAAGAAGAGGTGTTGTACAAGGAATGAGCAGTGAAGAAGGCTATGAAAAAATTACAGCAAAAATTCCTCTTGCCGAGATGAACAAGTATTCCACAGCTTTGAGTTCGCTTTCGCAAGGAAGAGCTATGTATTCGATGAAATTTTCAGAATATGCTCAGGTTCCTGGCGATATACAAATAGACCTGATTAAAGCATACGAAAAAGAGCAGGAAGAACAGTAG